From a region of the Actinopolymorpha singaporensis genome:
- a CDS encoding alkaline shock response membrane anchor protein AmaP, which yields MTTRNRRTALRNRVGLALVGLVLLLAGAAGLARGLNVLPRAFGPASSPVIDPATTRFVAEQKWFWPALALVAIMLALLALWWLASQTRVDSLRNLRLEPDPRQGVTNLPGRAVTAAIENDLADSPYLHRGHARLTGSAAHPRLHLHVVLDRDADPAAARARIDQALGRVRQAVELDELPTTVELTARR from the coding sequence ATGACCACGAGGAACCGTCGTACCGCCCTGAGGAACCGCGTGGGGCTCGCCCTGGTCGGGCTCGTGCTGCTGCTGGCCGGCGCGGCCGGGCTGGCGCGCGGGCTGAACGTCCTGCCTCGCGCGTTCGGACCCGCATCCTCCCCCGTGATCGATCCGGCGACCACCCGGTTCGTCGCGGAGCAGAAGTGGTTCTGGCCCGCGCTCGCCCTGGTCGCGATCATGTTGGCGCTGCTGGCGCTGTGGTGGCTGGCGAGCCAGACCCGGGTCGACAGCCTGCGCAACCTCCGCCTCGAACCCGACCCGCGGCAGGGCGTGACTAACCTGCCCGGCAGGGCGGTGACCGCCGCGATCGAGAACGACCTCGCCGACAGCCCGTACCTCCACCGCGGCCATGCCCGGCTGACCGGCTCGGCCGCACACCCCCGGCTGCACCTGCACGTGGTCCTGGACCGCGACGCGGACCCGGCGGCGGCCCGGGCCCGGATCGACCAGGCACTGGGGCGGGTGCGGCAGGCGGTCGAACTCGACGAGCTCCCGACGACGGTGGAGCTGACCGCGCGTCGCTGA
- a CDS encoding dihydrofolate reductase family protein: MSRLLYSCTMSLDGFIAGPGGDMSWLTSHLGPNPTVDRLIPRIGALLVGNRTFGGDDPHRGTEREGKAFGGGWEGPQFVLTNRPPERPIPGVTFVTDLRQAVDGAKAAAGEKYVNVLGARTARGCVEAGLLDEILVFVAPVLLGDGVRLFEHPGGTNVRLERMDVAQTPQATSLWFRVVR; encoded by the coding sequence GTGAGCAGGTTGTTGTACTCGTGCACCATGTCGCTGGACGGCTTCATCGCCGGGCCGGGCGGCGACATGTCCTGGTTGACCAGCCACCTCGGCCCGAACCCGACCGTGGACCGGCTCATCCCCCGGATCGGCGCCCTGCTCGTCGGCAACCGCACCTTCGGCGGCGACGACCCGCATCGGGGCACCGAAAGGGAGGGCAAGGCGTTCGGCGGCGGGTGGGAAGGGCCGCAGTTCGTCCTCACCAACCGGCCGCCGGAGCGGCCGATCCCAGGCGTCACCTTCGTCACCGACCTGCGGCAGGCGGTGGACGGGGCGAAGGCCGCCGCCGGAGAGAAGTACGTCAACGTGCTCGGCGCCCGGACGGCCCGCGGCTGCGTCGAGGCCGGTCTCCTGGACGAGATCCTGGTGTTCGTCGCCCCGGTGCTGCTCGGCGACGGCGTTCGGTTGTTCGAGCACCCCGGCGGGACGAACGTACGGCTGGAACGGATGGACGTGGCCCAGACTCCCCAGGCGACGAGCCTGTGGTTTCGCGTCGTCCGTTGA
- a CDS encoding VOC family protein, with protein MTERPRMQVTATVLESSDAQALAAFYVRLLGWKVVQDEPHWVRLDREDGGAALSFQTEPSYVRPTWPATEGAQQMMAHLDINVDDLDAAGAHAEAAGATLADYQPQDDVRVYLDPAGHPFCLYL; from the coding sequence ATGACCGAGCGACCACGCATGCAGGTGACGGCCACCGTGCTGGAGTCCTCCGACGCGCAGGCGCTGGCGGCCTTCTACGTCCGGTTGCTGGGCTGGAAGGTCGTGCAGGACGAACCGCACTGGGTACGCCTGGACCGCGAGGACGGCGGTGCCGCCCTGTCGTTCCAGACCGAGCCCTCCTACGTGCGGCCGACGTGGCCCGCCACCGAGGGTGCGCAGCAGATGATGGCGCACCTCGACATCAACGTCGACGACCTCGACGCGGCCGGCGCCCACGCGGAGGCGGCCGGCGCGACGCTTGCCGACTACCAGCCGCAGGACGACGTACGCGTGTACCTCGATCCCGCCGGCCATCCGTTCTGCCTCTACCTCTAG
- a CDS encoding Asp23/Gls24 family envelope stress response protein, producing the protein MTAQTNDKTNSTVGESNGPSTGAVATRKGSDLAGSGGRTVIADAVVAKIVGMATREVRGVHAMGAGISRAFGAVRERIGGSTSTVTQGVAVEVGERQAAIDLDVVVEYGVSIPDLAAGIRRNVVGAVEKLSGLEVTEVNITVGDIHLPGEQESNEAPEQPRVQ; encoded by the coding sequence ATGACTGCGCAAACCAACGACAAGACCAACTCCACCGTGGGCGAGTCGAACGGCCCCTCCACCGGTGCGGTCGCCACACGGAAGGGCAGCGACCTTGCCGGCAGCGGCGGCCGTACGGTGATCGCGGACGCGGTGGTCGCGAAGATCGTCGGCATGGCCACCCGTGAGGTCCGCGGCGTCCACGCCATGGGCGCGGGAATCTCCCGCGCGTTCGGCGCGGTACGCGAGCGGATCGGTGGCTCGACCTCCACCGTCACCCAGGGCGTCGCGGTCGAGGTGGGCGAACGCCAGGCCGCCATCGACCTGGACGTCGTCGTCGAGTACGGCGTCTCCATTCCCGACCTCGCCGCGGGCATCCGCCGCAACGTCGTGGGTGCCGTGGAGAAGCTGTCCGGGCTCGAGGTGACCGAGGTCAACATCACCGTCGGCGACATCCACCTGCCCGGCGAGCAGGAGTCCAACGAGGCTCCCGAGCAGCCCCGGGTCCAGTGA
- a CDS encoding Asp23/Gls24 family envelope stress response protein, translating to MTTVTEAPATRPPESASGTGDRTTTLGPAESRGRTEIAGRVLERIAGQALAEVDKAGGASRRVLGVPLGRDDLDSGPQVSAQVDGELATVRMTVSVVYPAPVREVTRKLRTHVMERISGLTGIEVRQVDIDVAHLVPPAEHGRRVL from the coding sequence GTGACGACCGTGACCGAGGCGCCTGCGACCCGCCCACCCGAGTCCGCGTCCGGCACAGGGGACCGGACGACGACCCTGGGTCCGGCGGAGTCGCGGGGACGTACCGAGATCGCCGGCCGTGTCCTCGAACGCATCGCGGGCCAGGCGCTCGCCGAGGTCGACAAGGCCGGCGGGGCCAGTCGGCGGGTGCTCGGCGTACCCCTCGGCCGGGACGACCTCGATTCCGGACCGCAGGTGTCGGCGCAGGTGGACGGCGAACTGGCCACCGTACGCATGACCGTCTCGGTCGTCTATCCCGCGCCGGTGCGCGAGGTCACCCGGAAGCTCCGTACCCACGTGATGGAGCGGATCTCCGGACTCACCGGGATCGAGGTGCGCCAGGTCGACATCGACGTCGCGCACCTCGTACCCCCGGCCGAGCACGGTAGGAGGGTGTTGTGA
- a CDS encoding MFS transporter: MSPGRVSDRDPVTVFVRWTWCRAFLHRGWWLVASVYLVVDAHLSAAQLVLIGVAQGLVAFGFEVPAGVVADTVSRKWSLVLSHLLMGSAMLATGLVTGFWLVVATQMLWGLAWTFASGADVAWITDELDDPARVSGVLVRAGRAQLTGAAAGMVSVGALASLMNRSTAMVLAGSAMLALGAYVGCRFREGRFVPTRTGRWSASWRIAARGVALVRCSRVLLVVFAGTFLVNGAEDAFGRLCPRRLVELGFPADPVTWFTVLGVLTLLVGAVALRLVEPRIDDVRTAPRGYVVACAVGALGLVGLASSPGYVHGGVAVLFVAGVAVPLTRVIATIWVNRETSGDVRATVHSFLAQAEYAGEVVCGGAVALVAASIGLRPALVGCAVLLVATTVLVPMGTRAGLR, translated from the coding sequence ATGAGCCCAGGCCGGGTGAGCGACCGGGATCCGGTCACCGTCTTCGTCCGCTGGACCTGGTGCCGGGCGTTCCTCCACCGGGGCTGGTGGTTGGTCGCCAGCGTCTACCTCGTCGTCGACGCGCACCTGTCGGCCGCGCAGCTGGTGCTGATCGGCGTGGCGCAGGGGCTGGTCGCGTTCGGGTTCGAGGTTCCGGCCGGCGTGGTCGCCGACACGGTGAGCCGGAAGTGGTCCTTGGTGCTCAGCCACCTGCTGATGGGCAGCGCCATGCTGGCCACCGGCCTGGTGACCGGCTTCTGGCTGGTGGTCGCGACCCAGATGCTCTGGGGCCTGGCATGGACGTTTGCCAGCGGTGCCGACGTCGCCTGGATCACCGACGAGCTCGACGATCCCGCACGTGTCTCCGGCGTGCTGGTCCGGGCGGGGCGGGCGCAGCTGACGGGAGCGGCGGCCGGGATGGTGAGCGTCGGCGCGCTGGCCTCCCTGATGAACCGGAGCACCGCGATGGTGCTGGCCGGTAGCGCCATGCTGGCGCTCGGCGCGTACGTCGGCTGCCGCTTCCGCGAGGGCCGGTTCGTGCCGACGCGCACCGGGCGCTGGTCCGCCTCGTGGCGGATCGCGGCCCGAGGAGTGGCACTGGTGCGGTGCAGCCGCGTCCTCCTCGTCGTCTTCGCGGGGACCTTCCTGGTCAACGGCGCCGAGGACGCCTTCGGTCGCCTGTGTCCGCGGCGCCTGGTCGAGCTCGGGTTCCCTGCCGATCCGGTCACCTGGTTCACCGTCCTTGGTGTCCTCACTCTGCTCGTCGGCGCGGTCGCGCTGCGCCTGGTGGAGCCGCGTATCGACGACGTACGCACGGCCCCACGCGGCTACGTCGTGGCGTGTGCCGTGGGGGCGCTCGGTCTCGTCGGCCTGGCGAGCTCACCCGGGTACGTCCACGGCGGTGTGGCCGTCCTGTTCGTCGCCGGGGTCGCGGTTCCCCTGACTCGGGTGATCGCGACCATCTGGGTCAACCGGGAGACCAGCGGTGACGTTCGGGCGACGGTCCATTCGTTCCTGGCGCAGGCGGAGTACGCCGGTGAGGTCGTCTGTGGTGGCGCCGTCGCCCTCGTCGCGGCGTCGATCGGGCTGCGTCCAGCGCTCGTGGGGTGCGCCGTCCTCCTGGTCGCCACGACGGTCCTGGTCCCGATGGGGACACGAGCCGGTCTGCGCTGA
- a CDS encoding DUF6286 domain-containing protein has protein sequence MSAPTEEIRTAEARPAPPPPGAGDRKSLRRATHVFRPRRVLPATIVAIVLAVVAGLVALEVIGGLFGSPPGLLPVERLSALGRETRWNDSLPFAVCGLAVLLGLLLVFLALKPGRPRAVVLASADPQVVMGIESAGMSRHLARAAESVPGVSSAQVAVSARRVRVVASSSLRDTVGLDEQVRTAVSERVDELAPMAGRPNVRVTVRRRQD, from the coding sequence GTGAGCGCGCCCACCGAGGAGATCCGTACGGCGGAGGCCCGGCCTGCCCCGCCGCCACCCGGTGCGGGTGACCGTAAGTCGCTTCGCCGGGCCACCCACGTGTTCCGTCCCCGTCGGGTGCTGCCGGCCACGATCGTCGCGATCGTGCTCGCCGTGGTGGCCGGGCTGGTGGCCCTCGAGGTGATCGGCGGACTGTTCGGGTCGCCGCCCGGGCTGCTGCCGGTCGAACGGCTGAGTGCCCTCGGTCGGGAAACGCGCTGGAACGACTCGCTCCCGTTCGCAGTCTGCGGCCTGGCCGTCCTGCTCGGACTGCTGTTGGTCTTCCTCGCGTTGAAGCCCGGCCGTCCGCGTGCGGTGGTGCTGGCGTCTGCCGATCCCCAGGTCGTCATGGGGATCGAGTCGGCGGGGATGAGCCGGCACCTCGCCCGCGCGGCGGAGTCGGTGCCCGGAGTCTCCTCCGCCCAGGTGGCAGTCAGTGCGCGCAGAGTGCGGGTGGTCGCATCCAGTTCCCTGCGCGACACCGTCGGCCTCGACGAGCAGGTCCGTACGGCCGTCTCCGAACGCGTCGACGAACTCGCGCCGATGGCGGGTCGCCCCAACGTCCGGGTCACCGTTCGCCGCAGACAGGACTGA
- a CDS encoding NUDIX hydrolase — translation MTAATASRRRLVDLVEGIRPWDETERAHRQTTLDWLAGGAPVHRTAKPDVPDPHLVSYFVVLDEARRELLLVAHRKAGLWLPSGGHVEPDEDPWETVVRECREELHVTAAPSGLPGLPGDRPFFVTVTRTRGAGPHTDVSLWYVLGLPRSSIVSYDAAEFDGIRWVRLDEVGAEPPDTLDPHLPRFAAKLMASVRPAGGRW, via the coding sequence GTGACCGCGGCCACGGCGTCGCGGCGGCGACTGGTCGACCTGGTCGAGGGCATCCGCCCCTGGGACGAGACCGAGCGTGCCCACCGGCAGACGACGCTGGACTGGCTGGCCGGCGGGGCCCCGGTTCACCGGACCGCGAAACCGGACGTCCCGGATCCGCACCTGGTGAGCTACTTCGTCGTACTCGACGAGGCCCGGCGGGAGCTGCTGCTCGTCGCCCATCGCAAGGCGGGCCTCTGGCTGCCGTCCGGCGGGCACGTCGAACCCGATGAGGACCCGTGGGAGACGGTCGTACGAGAGTGTCGCGAGGAACTCCACGTCACGGCGGCGCCTTCCGGACTGCCAGGCCTACCCGGCGACAGGCCGTTCTTCGTCACCGTGACCCGCACCCGCGGCGCCGGCCCGCACACCGACGTCAGCCTCTGGTACGTCCTCGGCCTGCCCAGGTCGTCGATCGTCTCCTACGACGCGGCCGAGTTCGACGGCATCAGGTGGGTGCGGCTGGACGAGGTGGGCGCCGAGCCGCCGGACACGCTGGACCCGCACCTGCCCCGGTTCGCGGCCAAACTGATGGCGTCGGTACGACCCGCCGGCGGCCGGTGGTAG
- a CDS encoding MmcQ/YjbR family DNA-binding protein, whose amino-acid sequence MTSTNDIRRWATALPEVEEIDHFRFHVPVFKVRGRTFVGMGQDSTTAVFCIAEQEAYDVAAADPATYEALRRPDARKSFLGLQVQLGDVSTVRVRSLVEQAWRQQAPKRLVAEYDRRDRNAPASAPTP is encoded by the coding sequence GTGACCAGTACGAACGACATCCGCCGGTGGGCGACCGCCTTGCCCGAGGTCGAGGAGATCGACCACTTCCGCTTCCACGTGCCCGTCTTCAAGGTGCGCGGCCGGACCTTCGTCGGCATGGGGCAGGACAGCACGACCGCCGTGTTCTGTATCGCCGAGCAGGAGGCGTACGACGTGGCGGCCGCCGATCCCGCCACGTACGAGGCCCTCAGGCGGCCGGACGCCCGGAAGAGCTTCCTCGGTCTGCAGGTACAGCTCGGTGACGTCTCCACCGTCCGGGTTCGCTCCCTCGTGGAGCAGGCGTGGCGTCAGCAGGCGCCGAAGCGGCTGGTCGCGGAGTACGACCGAAGAGACCGGAACGCGCCTGCCTCGGCACCGACGCCGTGA
- a CDS encoding response regulator, producing the protein MRVILAEDSVLLRDGLARLLADEGHEVVAAVGDGTALVSTVAAHLPDVVVADVRMPPTHTDEGLRAALEIRRRWPDTGVLVLSQYVEKRYAADLLAAEGGGVGYLLKDRVAQVGEFLAALDRVGAGGAAFDPEVVRQLLARTTHTDPLAHLTDRERQVLAEMAQGHTNAAIAERLHISLSGVEKHVNAIFEKLDLSRTGGYSRRVLAVLRYLGS; encoded by the coding sequence GTGCGGGTGATCCTGGCCGAGGACTCGGTGCTGCTGCGCGACGGCCTGGCCCGGCTGCTGGCCGACGAGGGGCACGAGGTGGTCGCCGCGGTCGGCGACGGAACGGCCCTGGTTTCCACGGTCGCCGCGCACCTGCCGGACGTGGTGGTCGCCGACGTACGCATGCCGCCCACCCACACCGACGAGGGACTGCGCGCCGCCCTGGAGATCCGGCGGCGGTGGCCGGACACCGGCGTACTGGTCCTGTCGCAGTACGTCGAGAAGCGGTACGCCGCCGACCTCTTGGCGGCGGAGGGTGGCGGCGTGGGTTATCTGCTCAAGGACAGGGTGGCGCAGGTGGGGGAGTTCCTGGCCGCGCTGGACCGGGTGGGTGCGGGAGGTGCGGCGTTCGACCCGGAGGTGGTGCGGCAACTCCTGGCCCGGACCACCCACACGGACCCGCTCGCCCATCTCACCGACCGGGAGCGGCAGGTGCTCGCGGAGATGGCGCAGGGGCACACCAACGCCGCGATCGCCGAACGCCTGCACATCTCCCTGTCCGGAGTGGAGAAGCACGTGAACGCGATCTTCGAGAAGCTGGACCTGTCTCGCACGGGCGGCTACAGCCGGCGCGTCCTCGCCGTTCTGCGCTACCTCGGCAGCTAG
- a CDS encoding ArsR/SmtB family transcription factor → MTAAGVDVGAVLAAMADPTRRQLLDVLVEAGRASATTLAGRLPVSRQAVVKHLRVLEDAGLVTGVRAGREVLYSAHTEPLDASARWLADRAAAWDRRLAALKRAAEQGG, encoded by the coding sequence ATGACGGCCGCCGGGGTCGACGTCGGAGCGGTCCTGGCGGCGATGGCCGATCCGACCCGCCGGCAACTCCTCGACGTTCTCGTGGAAGCCGGCCGGGCGAGCGCGACGACGCTCGCCGGTCGGCTGCCGGTCTCCCGGCAGGCGGTCGTGAAGCACCTGCGAGTGCTGGAGGACGCGGGTCTGGTGACGGGGGTCCGCGCCGGTCGGGAGGTGCTCTACTCCGCCCACACCGAACCGCTCGACGCGTCGGCGCGCTGGTTGGCCGACCGGGCCGCCGCGTGGGACCGCCGCCTCGCCGCGCTCAAGCGGGCCGCCGAGCAGGGAGGCTGA
- a CDS encoding RNA polymerase sigma factor: MTTSAPADDTLVARARIGDTTAFAQLVRRYSGPAYRIALRILGDADAAQDVAQEAFLTAWRRLDRIRVEQAFAAWLYRIVTTAALQAARRRHGHPDAELDHERARLPPSATGNPEQHVLVADLLAALQAALGLLTPEQRACWVLRELEGLSYDEIAEVTGIGPDAVRGRIHRARVRLARELKPWR; encoded by the coding sequence GTGACGACGTCCGCACCCGCGGACGACACCCTGGTGGCGCGAGCGCGGATCGGCGACACGACGGCGTTCGCCCAGTTGGTACGCCGCTACTCCGGTCCGGCCTACCGGATCGCGCTGCGCATCCTGGGCGACGCCGACGCGGCCCAGGACGTCGCGCAGGAGGCGTTCCTCACGGCCTGGCGCCGCCTCGACCGGATCCGCGTCGAACAGGCCTTCGCAGCGTGGCTCTACCGCATCGTCACCACGGCCGCGCTCCAGGCGGCGAGAAGGCGTCACGGCCACCCCGACGCGGAACTCGATCATGAACGTGCCAGGCTTCCGCCCTCGGCTACCGGCAATCCCGAGCAGCACGTGCTCGTCGCCGACCTGCTCGCCGCGCTTCAGGCGGCCCTCGGACTGCTCACGCCGGAGCAACGTGCATGCTGGGTGTTACGAGAGTTGGAGGGGCTCTCCTATGACGAGATCGCCGAGGTCACGGGAATCGGACCCGACGCGGTGCGGGGACGCATTCATCGCGCCCGCGTCCGCCTCGCCAGGGAGCTGAAACCATGGCGATAG
- a CDS encoding DedA family protein: MTAAAEAESTGGIVGWVTGLMEKLGSPGAGVAVFLENLFPPIPSELILPLAGFTASRGDLSLAAAIGWTTVGSTLGALVLYFLGAGVGRDRTRALVQKLPLVKVSDVDRTEEWFLRHGRSTVFFGRMVPLFRSLISIPAGVERMPLVLFVPLTAAGSALWNSALILAGYFLGEHWSLVEVYVGMFSKAIVAVGALAVAAFVVVRLLRRDGDQDDERGGERDGEWEERRARRGHRRLGDEPAE; the protein is encoded by the coding sequence ATGACAGCGGCGGCCGAGGCCGAGTCAACCGGCGGGATCGTCGGCTGGGTCACCGGACTGATGGAGAAGCTCGGCAGCCCGGGCGCCGGAGTGGCGGTCTTCCTGGAGAACCTCTTTCCGCCCATCCCGAGCGAGCTGATCCTGCCGCTCGCGGGCTTCACCGCCAGCCGGGGCGACCTCAGCCTGGCGGCCGCCATCGGCTGGACCACGGTGGGTTCGACGCTGGGCGCGCTCGTCCTCTACTTCCTCGGTGCGGGTGTGGGCCGCGACCGTACGCGTGCGCTGGTGCAGAAGCTGCCCCTGGTGAAAGTGTCCGACGTCGACCGGACCGAGGAGTGGTTCCTGCGGCACGGGCGATCGACGGTGTTCTTCGGCCGGATGGTCCCGCTGTTCCGCAGCCTGATCTCGATCCCGGCCGGGGTGGAGCGCATGCCCCTGGTGTTGTTCGTGCCCCTCACCGCGGCCGGCAGCGCGCTGTGGAACTCCGCGCTGATCCTGGCGGGCTACTTCCTCGGCGAGCACTGGTCGCTGGTCGAGGTGTACGTCGGGATGTTCTCCAAGGCGATCGTCGCGGTCGGGGCCCTGGCCGTGGCGGCGTTCGTCGTCGTCCGCCTGCTGCGCCGCGACGGTGACCAGGACGACGAGAGGGGCGGCGAAAGGGACGGCGAGTGGGAGGAACGCCGTGCCCGGCGCGGCCACCGGCGGCTGGGTGACGAACCCGCGGAGTGA
- a CDS encoding sigma-70 family RNA polymerase sigma factor, with the protein MDAASTDPQQEIGQDTSASALAAARGGDETAFAALVEPHRRELRVHCYRMLGSFDEAEDLVQETFLRAWKGISDFGGRSSLRAWLYRIASNACLDALDGRARRVLPHHLSGPSDAGEALLPPRTDVPWLQPFPDRLRDPVGGTSPIEPVGPVAPRDAEPDAIVEAKETLELAFLAAIQHLPPRQRAVFLLRDVLGWPAKQAAELLESSLAGVNSALQRARATMREQLPERRSEWVAPQEPSAEERAVLRRYMLAVERADVAAVAELLAEDVRTTMPPWTLWMQGRDTVLAALTESWNPESPAYVGRFRMLATRANGRPALATYVRGDGESAFRALAIGVVRIEGGRIAEITAFHDSGLFPAFELPGELAA; encoded by the coding sequence ATGGACGCCGCGTCGACGGACCCGCAGCAGGAAATCGGCCAGGACACGTCCGCGTCCGCCCTGGCCGCCGCACGAGGCGGCGACGAAACGGCGTTCGCCGCGCTGGTCGAGCCGCATCGGCGCGAACTCCGGGTGCACTGCTACCGCATGCTGGGCTCGTTCGACGAGGCCGAGGATCTCGTGCAGGAGACCTTCCTGCGCGCCTGGAAGGGCATCAGCGACTTCGGGGGGCGGTCGAGCCTGCGCGCCTGGCTGTACCGCATCGCGTCCAACGCGTGCCTCGACGCGCTGGACGGCCGGGCCCGGCGGGTGCTCCCGCACCACCTGAGCGGGCCGTCGGACGCCGGCGAGGCGCTGTTGCCGCCGCGCACCGACGTACCGTGGCTGCAGCCGTTCCCCGACCGCCTGCGGGATCCGGTCGGTGGCACTTCGCCGATCGAGCCGGTGGGTCCGGTGGCTCCGCGAGACGCCGAACCCGACGCCATCGTGGAGGCGAAGGAGACGCTGGAGTTGGCGTTCCTGGCAGCGATCCAGCATCTGCCGCCCCGGCAGCGAGCGGTGTTCCTGCTGCGTGACGTACTCGGCTGGCCGGCGAAGCAGGCCGCGGAGCTGCTGGAGAGCAGCCTGGCCGGTGTCAACAGCGCGTTGCAGCGCGCCCGGGCCACCATGCGGGAACAGTTGCCCGAGCGCCGGTCGGAGTGGGTCGCGCCGCAGGAGCCGTCCGCCGAGGAGCGCGCGGTGCTGCGCCGCTACATGCTGGCGGTCGAACGCGCCGACGTCGCGGCGGTCGCCGAACTCCTCGCCGAGGACGTCCGTACGACGATGCCGCCGTGGACACTGTGGATGCAGGGCCGGGACACGGTCCTGGCCGCGTTGACCGAGAGCTGGAATCCCGAGTCGCCAGCCTACGTGGGACGGTTCCGGATGCTGGCCACCCGGGCGAACGGACGACCGGCACTGGCGACGTACGTCCGCGGCGACGGCGAGTCCGCCTTCCGTGCACTCGCCATCGGGGTGGTCCGGATCGAGGGCGGGCGGATCGCGGAGATCACCGCGTTCCACGACAGCGGGCTGTTCCCGGCGTTCGAGCTTCCTGGTGAGCTCGCCGCGTAG
- a CDS encoding anti-sigma factor family protein: MAIDHPDGNTPPPPDRDRREEVLPCGRGVGTVYDHLTGGGLDDHELSCPHCRATAAGFAPVMQAARLLRDEPAEPPPGFVESVMARIHATRSRSWRLSLPAEHPLHLAITEHAAATVLAAAASEVAGVTVNRCHFPERDDPARLQINLTLGHRTPVSVIVERVRRAVRTAARRQLGLELHTIDVRVDDIHL, translated from the coding sequence ATGGCGATAGACCATCCCGACGGCAACACCCCTCCGCCGCCCGACCGGGACCGGCGCGAGGAGGTTCTCCCGTGCGGCCGCGGCGTGGGGACGGTGTACGACCACCTGACCGGCGGCGGCCTGGACGACCACGAACTGTCGTGCCCGCACTGCCGGGCCACCGCGGCGGGGTTCGCCCCGGTAATGCAGGCCGCCCGGCTTCTGCGGGACGAGCCCGCGGAGCCCCCGCCGGGGTTCGTCGAGTCGGTCATGGCCCGCATCCACGCCACCCGGAGCCGAAGCTGGCGACTGTCGCTGCCGGCCGAACACCCCCTGCACCTCGCCATCACCGAACACGCGGCCGCCACCGTGCTCGCCGCGGCGGCGAGCGAGGTCGCGGGCGTCACCGTCAACCGCTGCCACTTCCCCGAGCGCGACGACCCAGCAAGGCTCCAGATCAACCTCACCCTGGGGCACCGAACACCTGTGTCGGTGATCGTCGAACGCGTCCGGAGGGCGGTGCGTACGGCCGCCCGGCGCCAGCTCGGCCTGGAGTTGCACACGATCGACGTCCGGGTGGACGACATCCACCTGTGA
- a CDS encoding circadian clock KaiB family protein yields the protein MGFPTSTGFELTLFVVGRSESSSRAEVQLRALCEALVPGAYELRVVDVDEEPELAEREQIVLTPTVVRSMPLPEVRVVGDLSDDERTAAALGLPTTFQSRIERLRDER from the coding sequence GTGGGGTTCCCGACATCGACCGGGTTCGAGCTGACCCTCTTCGTGGTGGGTCGCTCGGAGTCGTCGTCGCGCGCGGAGGTCCAGCTGAGAGCCCTCTGCGAGGCCTTGGTCCCGGGCGCGTACGAACTGCGGGTGGTCGACGTCGACGAGGAACCCGAACTTGCCGAGCGGGAACAGATCGTCCTCACGCCGACGGTCGTACGGTCGATGCCGCTGCCGGAGGTCAGGGTGGTCGGCGATCTGTCCGACGACGAACGCACTGCCGCCGCGCTGGGGCTTCCCACCACCTTCCAGTCCCGGATCGAACGGCTGCGAGATGAGCGATAA